The genome window GTGCAGGGCGCGGCTGATTGACCTTGGTTGATGGCAGGCATAGCCAGTACGGACAGACAGGGTGCAGGAAAGGGCGGGACATGACACTGGGACAGGGGCGGCATTATCTGGCGATTCCCGGCCCCTCGGTGATGCCCGACAGGGTGCTGGCGGCGATGCACCGCCCGGCGCCGAATATCTATGAAGGCGGGTTGACCGATGCGATGCCCGGCATTGTTGCCGACCTGAAGGCGGTGGCGCGCACCCGCCATGACGTCGCCATCTACATCGGCAACGGCCATGCAGGCTGGGAAGCGGCCCTGGCCAATACCCACGCGCCCGGCGATCTGGCGCTGGTGTTGGCCACCGGCGCATTCGCCCACGGCTGGGCGGGCATGGCGCAGGCGATGCAGATTGAGACGCTGATCATCGACCACGGCATACACGCGCCGGTCGATCCCGATCGTCTGGCCCAGGCGCTGGCTGCTGACACGGACCAGCGGATCAAATCGGTGATGGTGGTGCAGGCCGATACCTCGACCAGTGTGCTAAGCGATATTGCCCAGCTGCGTGCCGTGCTGGATGCCGCCGGGCACCCCGCGTTGCTGATGGTCGATTGCATCGCAGCCCTTGCCTGTGACCGGTTCGAGATGGACGCCTGGGGCGCCGATCTGATGGTTGCGGGATCCCAGAAAGGGCTGATGACGCCGCCGGGCCTGGCATTCGTCTATTTCAACGACCACGCACGGGCGGCGGCACCGGCGCATGTCAGCAACTATTGGAACTGGCAACCGCGCGCCGATGGCGAATTGCTGACGCATTATTTCTGCGGCACCGCGCCGACCCATCATCTGTTCGGCTTGCGCGAAGCGCTGGACATGATTGCCGAGGAAGGTATCGAGGCGATCTGGACCCGCCACGCAACCCTGGCCCGGGCGATCTGGGCCGCCGCCGACGCCTGGGCAATTGCCGGGACCTTGCGCCTGAACGTGGCCGATCCGGCGCAGCGCAGCCACGCGGTCACAACGCTGCACCTGCCGAGCCCCAAAGCGACCGAGCTGCGCAGCTGGGTCGCCGCCAACGCAGGCGTGACGCTGGGCATCGGGCTGGGGTTTGACACAGACGATGACCCCGACGCGACCGGCACATTCCGCATTGGCCATATGGGCCATGTGAACGCGCAGATGATCCTGGGCGCGCTGGGCGCCATCGAAACCGGGATGAAAGCGCTGGACATCCCGCACGGACCCGGAGCGATCAGTGCCGCTGCTGAAGTGCTTTCAACTGGTTAGGGTCGGGACCCTAAAGCAGTTCGCGTTTAACCTGAATCAGAGTTCTCCGCCTCTCAATCGGCAAGTTGCTGATTTAGAACGCGATTTCTGATATGCGATGTCTCAAGTAAAACGCGAACCGCTATAAGCCCGCCCTGACCGCCATGCGTTGTTCGGCCCGCGACAGCCCGCGCCCTGCCAGCCACCCACAAAACAGCACCCAGACCAGCCCCGCCCAAGCCCATATCGCGAAGAGCGCGATGAAGATCAGCACGAAGACCGACACCAGAAATGGCATCGTGTAATCCTCGACCCGACCGGGATGCTGCTGGCGTTCTGTCATGCGCTGCAGTTTAACACGGTGTTGGCAATCGTCGAATAACGTCGGCGAGATTTGGCTGTGTTCCAGCGAGCGTGTTCCGTCGCGATGATTTCGAGGCGGGGACCACCGGATGTAAAATCCGTCGGCTCGTGGCCGCGGGCGATGGCTGGGGGCCAGCCCCCAGACCAAACGATAGCTGGGGGGCCAGCCCCCCAGACCCCCCGGGATATTTTTGGGTCAATGATGGGCAAGAAGGGAGAGGCGGTTGTGGATTGGGGTGGATCTTTCCTTATGCTCGTGCGGTTGGGGTCTGTAGGGCGATGATGGGCGCCTTGCAAAGTTGGTGCCGTTTTTTAACGCTGCGCGTTGGTAAATGCCTTCGGCAAAGCCAGGGCGAACGCCTCCAGATCCGTTGGTCGCCCGGCGCTGATCCGGATGCAGCGATCTTGCGGTGCAACGAAGGGCATGCGGGCGAATATCCCACGCTCGACCAGCCCGGCCTGCACGGCACGGGCGAAATCGCCGTCCCGGCCACAGTCGATGGCGACGAAGTTGGTGGCCGAAGGCAGGGTGCTCAGCCCGTTTTCAGCGGCGATCGACCCGATCCGGTCGCGCGCGGCGGCCACGTCGGCAACGACGCTGGCGAGGTATCCCTGATCCGCCAAGGCGGCCAGCGCCCCTGCCTGTGCGATCCTGTTCACGGCGAAATGATTGCGTAGCTTGTTGAACGCCCCGATCAAGTCGCTATGCCCGATGGCATAGCCGATGCGCGCGCCCGCCATCCCGTAAGCCTTTGAGAACGTGCGCATTCGGATCACCCGCGGGTCGGAGGTATCCAGCGGCGGCAGGCTGTCTTCAGGGGCGAATTCGCCATAAGCCTCATCCAGGATCAATACTGCGCCATCGGGCACGCGGCCGATCATATCCGTTACCACCGCGGCCTTGTGCCAGCTGCCCATCGGATTGTCCGGGTTGGCGAAATAGATCAGCCTGGCGTCCACTGCGGCGGCTTTGGCCAGCAGCGCCTCGGAGTCTTCGTGGTCATCGCGGTAGGGCACCTTATGCAGCGCACCGCCAAAGCCCGCGACGTGGAAGTTGAAGGTCGGGTAGGCCCCGTCGCTGGTCACCACCGCATCGCCGGGGCCGATCAGCAGCCGCACCAGATACCCCAGCAGCGCGTCGATGCCTTCGCCAACCACGATGTTGTCCGATGGGACGCCGTGATGCGCGGCCAGCGCCGCCCTCAGGTCATGGTTTTCCGGGTCGCCGTACATCCACGCGTCGCCCGCAGCATCGGCCATGGCGGCGATTGCGCGAGGTGAGGGGCCAAAGATATTCTCGTTCGCGCCAAGACGCGCGATGAAGGGCGCACCGCGCGCGCGTTCTTGCGTTTCCGGGCCGACGAACGGCACGGTGGCGGGCAGGCTGGCGGCGAGTTCGGTAAAACGAGGTCCCCTCATGCCCGCCAGTCTGCCGATTCGCTGGGCGCCTGCAAGGCTTGATTCGGTGGCGGGGCGTGCCCCAGATAATAGCGGTAACCAGTGAAAGGCCCGATATGCCAAACCTGAATCGCCGAGGGTTTCTCGCCGCAAGCGCCGCCGCCGTCAGTCTGCGCGCCGTGCCGCAGATTGCCACGAAAACCGGAGGGCGGCGGATTTTGACGCTGGTCTATGACAAGTCGTTGGGGATGATGCGGGCGGTTGATCGGCTGGTGCCGTAGTCAGGGCGTTCGGGGCTATTCTGGCCTGGAGCGGACGGTAATGATCAATCGCCAAGCCGGGAGAGCGCCTGACCGGGGGGTAGGCGACGCAACGCTGTTGTGTGGCAATTTATGGTCCAGCCTTGACGGTAAGTATCGAAGGAGTTGCGCCCTTAGCGAAATCGCCTGCCCGCGGGACGGTCAGGCGATCGCCCGGCGCCCTGGCAGGCTTGATTCCGGGCGGGAAGACGTGTCTTGCCAACGTCCCCTTCAGGCCAGACGCTGCCCGCAAATTCGCCGTTAACTTACCTCACCCAGCCGTTCCACAGCTGCCGCAATCCGCGCCCGCTCGGCCTCTTTTTCGGTCGCCAGAGCGCGGGTTTCCTCGACCACCTCTTCCGGCGCGCTGTCGATGAATTTGGGGTTGTTCAGACGCCCGCTCAGCCCTCGCAGGTCTTTGTCGAGCTTCTCCAACGTCTTGGAAAGCCGCGCTTTTTCGGCTCCGACGTCGATGATGTCGGCCAGCGGCAAAGCAAACGAGCCGCCCGGAACAGCGATCGTCGCGGACCCCTTGGGCGCGGAGCCTTCGGTCACATCGCCCAGCCGCGCCATTCGCGTGATCAGGGCGGCGTTATTGCCCCACGCCTTCGCCCCGGCGGCGTCCAGTTCGACCCGCACCAGCGGCGCTTTCAGCGATGCGGGGACGTTCATTTCGCCACGGACCGATCGGATGCCTTCGATCAATGCGATCACCCAGGAGATTTCGGCGTCCGCCTCGGCATCCGCGACACTAGCGTCCAACTCGGGCCAATCGCCATGCACCAGTTGCTTGGTGCGCTTGCCGGACAGCGCCCAAAGCTCTTCGGTAATGAAGGGCATGAAGGGGTGCAGCATCAGCAGGCAGTGATCCAGCGCCCAGGCCATCGTCTGACGGGTTTCGCCCGCGTGTTCGCCATCAAACAGCGGCTTGGAGAATTCGACGTACCAGTCGCAGAACCGGCCCCAGACGAAAGCATAAAGCGTGCTGGCGGCGTCGGAAAAGCGATAGGCGGCGAGTGCTTCGTCAACATCCGCCGCGGTGCGCGCGACCTCTCCCACGATCCAGCGGTTGACGGGGTGGGTTGGGGTCGGCGTTTCGCCGGGCTGCTGGCCAAAAACGCCGTTCATCTCGGCAAAACGCGCGGCGTTCCACAGCTTGGTGCCGAAGTTGCGATATCCGGCGATCCGCTGCTTCGACAGCTTCAGGTCGCGGCCCATCGAGATCAGCGCAAACCGCATCGCGTCGGCCCCGAATTCGTCAATGAGTTCAAGGGGGTCCATGACGTTGCCGAGGCTTTTGCTCATCTTCTTGCCCTTCTCATCGCGGACAAGGGCGTGGACGTAAACGTCGCTGAACGGTTTCTGCCCGACCACAGCGAACTGCATCATCATCATCCGGGCGACCCAGAAGAAGATGATGTCGAACCCGGTGATCAGAGTCGAGGTGGGGAAGTAGCGTTTGAATTCCTCGGTCTCCTCGGGCCAGCCGAGGGTGCCGATGGGCCAGAGGCCGGAGGAGAACCAGGTGTCAAGGACGTCGGGGTCGCGGGCGAGAACAACTTTCTCAAGTTGCATGCTCTCTGGCGAACCAATCGCAAACGCAGTTGGGTTCGCTGTCTTCTGCATACCTTCAAGCGCTGGGAGGTTTTCGAACTTGCTAAATTCGATTTGAACATTGTGGCCATAGTACTCGTTGGCTTTTTTTGCAGCCTGATCCGCCGAATTCGCGCAAAAATACATTGGTGGATTATACGACAGTGGGTATGCTCCATCACTGCTATCCACAATCCGCGGCCCATACCAAACCGGTATCTGATGCCCCCACCAGAGTTGGCGGCTGATGCACCAGGGCTCGATATTCTCCAGCCAGTGAAAATACACCTTCTCATGCTGTTCCGGCATGATCCGCACGTCGCCACTCTTCACCGCGTCGATGGCCGGGCCGACGATTTTGTCGGTGGCGACGAACCACTGGTCGGTCAGCATCGGCTCGATGACGACTTTTGATCGGTCGCCGAAGGGCTGCATGATCGGTTTGGTCTCGACCAGGGGGACCATTTCGGCCTCGGGCGTGTCACCGCCTTCCTCAGGGGGCAGCGGGGTGCGCGCGGCCTTGCCGAGGCGGGGGTCATTTTCCGGCACCATCACCGCCAAACCTTCGGAGGTAATCTGCTCAACCACCGCGTCCCGCGCTTCGAACCGATCCAACCCGCGCAACTCGTCGGGGACGAGGTTCAGCGTATCAATCTCAGCCCCCGTCGCCTCAGCCCCGCCCGCGATTTCCTGCGCCCGCGTCGCCGCCTCGGCATAGGGCGCGCCATCGGCCCGCATCGCGGCCTGTGTGTCCATCAGACGGTATTTCGGGATGCCGCCGCGTTCTGCCACCGCGTAGTCGTTGAAGTCATGCGCGCCGGTGATCTTCACCGCGCCAGAGCCAAACGCGGGGTCCGGGTATTCATCGGTGATGATCGGAATCTGGCGGCGGTATTCTTTCGGTCCGACCGGGATTTCACACAATTTCCCGACAATTGAGGCGTACCGTTCATCCGACGGATGAACCGCCACAGCGCCGTCGCCCAGCATCGTTTCGGGCCGCGTGGTCGCGATCGAGATGTAATCCCGCGTTTCGCGCAGGGTCACCTTGCCGTCTTCGTCCTTCTCGACGTATTCATAACTCGCGCCACTGGCCAGCGGGTATTTGAAGTGCCACATGTGGCCCGGGGTCTCGATATTCTCGACCTCAAGATCGGAAATCGCGGTTTCGAACTTCGGATCCCAGTTCACCAGCCGTTTTCCGCGATAAATCAGGCCCTTGTCGTACATGTCGACGAAAACCTTGATGACCGCGTCGTGAAAATTCCCCTCTTCCCCCTCTGGGGCGCCGGGCGCGCCGGACATGGTGAAAGCGGTGCGCGACCAGTCGCAACTGGCACCGATGCGCTGCAACTGCTCGATGATCGTGCCGCCGGATTGCTTCTTCCACTCCCACACTTTTTCCGTGAACGCCTCACGCCCCATGTCGCGGCGGGTGGCGTTGGATTTGTCCTTGGCGAGTTCACGTTCCACAACCATCTGCGTGGCGATCCCGGCGTGGTCCATGCCGGGTTGCCACAGCGTGTCGAACCCACGCATCCGGTGCCAGCGGATCAGGATATCCTGCAACGTGTTGTTGAACGCATGACCCATGTGCAGCACGCCGGTGACGTTGGGCGGCGGGATCATGATGCTGAACGGCTCGGCCCCCGGCATGGCGTTTGCGCCCGCCGCAAAGGCCTCTGCCTTCAGCCACTCAGCCGAAATCCGCGCCTCGGCCGTGGCCGCATCGAAACTCTTGTCCATCGTCATCTTGAGGTATCCCGCATGAAGTTGCGGGTTCATCTAGCGAATGGGGTCGGGAAGGGGAAGGTGTCGGGCCTGGGTATTGGTGGGATTGCGTGGTGGAGTGCCGCTTTCGGACAAAATTCTCCGGTGCACGGCTGACGCTCAGCCGCACCACACCCACTGGACACTGCCAGCATCCCCGATACTGTCACCTGGGCAACGAAAGGGCATGCAAGATGGACGCATTCGGAAAATCTCAGCCGGTTCGCCGGCGCGAGGATGATCGGTTTCTGACCGGGCTAGGCCGCTATGTCGATGATATTGCGCCAAAAGATGCGCTTAGGGCGTTCGCCTTTCGCTCGCCCGTTGCCCATGCCGAGATTGCCACGCTGAACATCGATGACGCGCGCGGCGCGGACGGCGTGCATCTGATCCTGACCTCGGCAGAGGTTGAGGCGGCGGGCGTGCGCCTAGATATGGATTACGACGTTCTGGAATTGCCCGACGGGACTGAGGCGACCGCCCCGATGCGCCCGTTTCTGGCCAAAGACCGCGTGCGGTTTGTTGGCGAACCGATTGCCCTTATCGTCGCTGATACACTGGCGCAGGCTCGGGACGCTGCCGAGATGATTGAATTTGATTACAATGACTTGCCGGCACATGTTGATGTAAAACCTGGGGGAGAGGCGCTCTATCCCGACATCCCCGACAATATCGCCTTCGATTGGCATTTCGGTGACCGCGCCGCCTGTGAGGCGGCGTTCGCAGCGGCAGACAAACGGATCAGCGTCGATGTCGTGGATAACCGCGTCATCTCGAACCCGATGGAGCCGCGCGGCTGTTTCGCCGACTGGGACGGCACGCGCCTGTCGATCACGGTGAACGGTCAGGGGGTCTGGCCGCTGAAGGACGAAATGGTACGCCAACTTGGGTTGGAGCCGGAAAACGTGCTGGCGATGAACCCGGATGTGGGCGGCGGCTTTGGGACCAAGGGGTTCATCTATCCTGAATACACCGCCGTCGCGCTGGCCGCCAAGATCCTTGGCCGCCCGGTGCGCTGGATCGCCGATCGCACCGAAGGCATGCTGACCGACAATGACGGGCGCGATCTGGTGTCGACCTGCGAACTTGCCTTCGACAAAAACCTAAAGATCACCGCCTACCGGGTTCATAACATTTGTAATCTCGGGGCCTATAACTCCGGCTATGCATAGTTCATCCAGTCCGAGCTGTTCACCAAGGTTCTGATTGGCACCTATGACGTGCAGACCACGTTCCTGTCCGTGCAGGCCATCTATACCAACACCTGCCAGGTCGACGCCTATCGCGGCGCGGGTCGGCCCGAAGCGATTTTTGCCATCGAACGTGCGATTGATCAGGCGGCGCGGGAATTGTGCGTTGATCCCTGGGATCTTCGGCGCAGAAACTTCATTCCCGTCGACGCCTTCCCCTATGACTCCGCCACGGGTGAGACATATGACGTCGGGGATTTCCACAAGGTTCTGGACTCGGCCGAAGCTGCCTGCGACCGCGCCGGTTTTGCCGCGCGCAAGGCCGGCAGCGCCAGCCGGGGCAAGCTGCGCGGGCTGGGCCTGTGCTATTACAACGAAAGCATTCTGGGCGATTCCGAAGAACACGCCAAGGTGACCTTTGACGAGGATGGCGGCGCGACAATCTATGTCGGCACGCAGTCGAACGGGCAGGGGCATGAAACGGTGTTCCCCCGCTTCCTGTCGGATCAGACCGGTATTCCCTATGAAAAAATCCGCTTCGTGCAGGGTGACAGCGACCTTATCCCCGAAGGCGGCGGCACCGGCGGATCGCGGTCTGCGGTGAACCAGAACAACGCAACGCTGGCGACAGTGCGCCGGATTGTCAGCGATTTCGGTGCCTTCCTGGCCGAAGAAAACGGCGTCACGCCCGAGGATGTGAGTTTCGACGATCAGCAATTCCGCATCGCCGGATCGAACGAGGCCCCGACCATGCTGGAAGTCGCCGCGCTGGCCCGCGAAAAGGGCCGCGCTGACCTACTGAGTTTCCGCGAATTCGCCGAGCTTCCGGGCCGGTCCTTCCCCAATGG of Paracoccaceae bacterium contains these proteins:
- a CDS encoding valine--tRNA ligase gives rise to the protein MTMDKSFDAATAEARISAEWLKAEAFAAGANAMPGAEPFSIMIPPPNVTGVLHMGHAFNNTLQDILIRWHRMRGFDTLWQPGMDHAGIATQMVVERELAKDKSNATRRDMGREAFTEKVWEWKKQSGGTIIEQLQRIGASCDWSRTAFTMSGAPGAPEGEEGNFHDAVIKVFVDMYDKGLIYRGKRLVNWDPKFETAISDLEVENIETPGHMWHFKYPLASGASYEYVEKDEDGKVTLRETRDYISIATTRPETMLGDGAVAVHPSDERYASIVGKLCEIPVGPKEYRRQIPIITDEYPDPAFGSGAVKITGAHDFNDYAVAERGGIPKYRLMDTQAAMRADGAPYAEAATRAQEIAGGAEATGAEIDTLNLVPDELRGLDRFEARDAVVEQITSEGLAVMVPENDPRLGKAARTPLPPEEGGDTPEAEMVPLVETKPIMQPFGDRSKVVIEPMLTDQWFVATDKIVGPAIDAVKSGDVRIMPEQHEKVYFHWLENIEPWCISRQLWWGHQIPVWYGPRIVDSSDGAYPLSYNPPMYFCANSADQAAKKANEYYGHNVQIEFSKFENLPALEGMQKTANPTAFAIGSPESMQLEKVVLARDPDVLDTWFSSGLWPIGTLGWPEETEEFKRYFPTSTLITGFDIIFFWVARMMMMQFAVVGQKPFSDVYVHALVRDEKGKKMSKSLGNVMDPLELIDEFGADAMRFALISMGRDLKLSKQRIAGYRNFGTKLWNAARFAEMNGVFGQQPGETPTPTHPVNRWIVGEVARTAADVDEALAAYRFSDAASTLYAFVWGRFCDWYVEFSKPLFDGEHAGETRQTMAWALDHCLLMLHPFMPFITEELWALSGKRTKQLVHGDWPELDASVADAEADAEISWVIALIEGIRSVRGEMNVPASLKAPLVRVELDAAGAKAWGNNAALITRMARLGDVTEGSAPKGSATIAVPGGSFALPLADIIDVGAEKARLSKTLEKLDKDLRGLSGRLNNPKFIDSAPEEVVEETRALATEKEAERARIAAAVERLGEVS
- a CDS encoding aminotransferase class V-fold PLP-dependent enzyme, whose translation is MTLGQGRHYLAIPGPSVMPDRVLAAMHRPAPNIYEGGLTDAMPGIVADLKAVARTRHDVAIYIGNGHAGWEAALANTHAPGDLALVLATGAFAHGWAGMAQAMQIETLIIDHGIHAPVDPDRLAQALAADTDQRIKSVMVVQADTSTSVLSDIAQLRAVLDAAGHPALLMVDCIAALACDRFEMDAWGADLMVAGSQKGLMTPPGLAFVYFNDHARAAAPAHVSNYWNWQPRADGELLTHYFCGTAPTHHLFGLREALDMIAEEGIEAIWTRHATLARAIWAAADAWAIAGTLRLNVADPAQRSHAVTTLHLPSPKATELRSWVAANAGVTLGIGLGFDTDDDPDATGTFRIGHMGHVNAQMILGALGAIETGMKALDIPHGPGAISAAAEVLSTG
- a CDS encoding twin-arginine translocation signal domain-containing protein; this encodes MPNLNRRGFLAASAAAVSLRAVPQIATKTGGRRILTLVYDKSLGMMRAVDRLVP
- a CDS encoding pyridoxal phosphate-dependent aminotransferase, producing the protein MRGPRFTELAASLPATVPFVGPETQERARGAPFIARLGANENIFGPSPRAIAAMADAAGDAWMYGDPENHDLRAALAAHHGVPSDNIVVGEGIDALLGYLVRLLIGPGDAVVTSDGAYPTFNFHVAGFGGALHKVPYRDDHEDSEALLAKAAAVDARLIYFANPDNPMGSWHKAAVVTDMIGRVPDGAVLILDEAYGEFAPEDSLPPLDTSDPRVIRMRTFSKAYGMAGARIGYAIGHSDLIGAFNKLRNHFAVNRIAQAGALAALADQGYLASVVADVAAARDRIGSIAAENGLSTLPSATNFVAIDCGRDGDFARAVQAGLVERGIFARMPFVAPQDRCIRISAGRPTDLEAFALALPKAFTNAQR